From the genome of Thermoflexus hugenholtzii, one region includes:
- a CDS encoding NuoM family protein: MTLFGQPIPILTLITFIPLLGAGLIALTPRDSVRLQRGLALAFSLIPLALSIWLWLNFDRSRPGFQFVERAVWFPQVNASYFLGVDGLSVMLIFLTALLTPLGVLVSFNITQDPRTYFALFLALETGILGVFVSLDLVLFFLFWELGLVPMYFLINNWGAPERRHYAALKFILYTMAGSLGLLLGIQLIWAALGGTQGGTFDLLEISRRWPTLQGTLAGVPMDVVKAIVFWAFVIAFAIKVPVWPFHTWLPDAHTEAPTAGSMILAGILLKLGAYGFLRIVFPLFPAESARFAVALALLATAAIVLGSYAALGQRDFKRLVAYSSVNHMGFVVLGIAVAGYALGNPAVRDHALMAVNGAALQLFAHGLSSAAMFALVGVVYDRTHTRDLEAYGGLWTRMPRYGGVLIYCAMASVGLPGLAGFVAEYMVVQGAWPVFTALTALSMLGLLITGAFIMKAIQKVLHGPLNPQWARLPDMGWRELIAVAPLMAFMLLTGLWPAWIVPTLDAALRGLFG, translated from the coding sequence ATGACGCTCTTCGGGCAGCCGATCCCGATCCTCACTTTGATCACGTTCATCCCGTTGCTGGGGGCGGGACTCATCGCTCTGACGCCGCGGGACAGCGTCCGGCTGCAGCGCGGCCTGGCGCTGGCCTTCAGCCTGATCCCGCTGGCCCTCTCCATCTGGCTGTGGTTGAACTTCGACCGGAGCCGCCCGGGCTTCCAGTTCGTGGAGCGGGCGGTCTGGTTCCCCCAGGTGAACGCCAGCTACTTCCTCGGGGTGGATGGCCTGAGCGTGATGCTGATCTTCCTGACGGCGCTGCTCACGCCCCTGGGGGTCCTGGTCTCCTTTAACATCACGCAGGATCCCCGGACGTATTTCGCCCTCTTCCTGGCCCTGGAGACAGGGATCCTGGGGGTGTTCGTCAGCCTGGACCTTGTGCTCTTCTTCCTGTTCTGGGAGCTGGGCCTGGTGCCCATGTATTTCCTGATCAACAACTGGGGGGCACCGGAGCGGCGGCATTACGCGGCCTTGAAGTTCATCCTCTACACGATGGCGGGGTCTCTGGGGCTTCTGCTGGGGATCCAGCTGATCTGGGCGGCCCTGGGGGGAACGCAGGGTGGGACCTTCGATTTGCTGGAGATCAGCCGGCGCTGGCCGACCCTTCAGGGCACCCTGGCGGGGGTTCCGATGGACGTGGTGAAGGCCATCGTCTTCTGGGCCTTCGTGATCGCTTTCGCCATTAAGGTGCCGGTCTGGCCCTTCCATACCTGGTTGCCGGACGCCCATACCGAGGCGCCCACTGCGGGCTCGATGATCCTGGCGGGGATCCTTCTGAAGCTGGGGGCCTATGGCTTCCTGCGCATCGTCTTCCCGCTGTTTCCGGCGGAATCCGCCCGGTTCGCCGTTGCCCTGGCCCTCCTGGCCACCGCGGCCATCGTCCTGGGCTCTTACGCGGCGCTGGGCCAGCGGGATTTCAAGCGGCTGGTGGCGTATTCTTCGGTGAACCACATGGGCTTTGTGGTGCTGGGGATCGCCGTGGCCGGCTACGCCCTGGGCAACCCGGCGGTGCGGGATCATGCGTTGATGGCGGTGAACGGGGCGGCGCTGCAGCTGTTTGCCCACGGCCTCTCCTCGGCGGCGATGTTCGCCCTGGTGGGGGTGGTTTACGATCGCACGCACACCCGGGATCTGGAGGCCTATGGGGGGCTGTGGACGCGGATGCCCCGCTACGGTGGGGTGCTGATCTACTGCGCGATGGCCTCGGTGGGGCTGCCGGGCCTGGCGGGCTTCGTGGCGGAGTATATGGTGGTGCAGGGGGCCTGGCCGGTGTTCACCGCCCTCACAGCCCTCTCCATGCTCGGGCTGCTCATCACGGGCGCGTTCATTATGAAGGCCATCCAGAAGGTGTTGCATGGGCCGCTGAATCCTCAGTGGGCCCGATTGCCGGACATGGGCTGGCGGGAGCTGATCGCCGTGGCGCCGCTGATGGCTTTCATGTTGCTCACCGGCCTGTGGCCGGCCTGGATCGTGCCCACCCTGGACGCGGCCTTGCGCGGGCTGTTCGGATGA
- a CDS encoding UPF0175 family protein, with protein sequence MEIRIRDLVEAGLYKSEEKVMEEALRLLLQDRPHLRVALAVHRYRTDPELTLAQAAAIARVSVESMKEILERYGVPLRLGTADRTEALAEIRALEDFLNVGACC encoded by the coding sequence ATGGAGATCCGGATCCGTGACTTGGTAGAAGCAGGCCTATATAAGAGCGAAGAGAAGGTAATGGAGGAGGCGTTGCGCCTTTTGCTTCAGGATCGCCCACACTTGCGGGTGGCCTTGGCGGTGCATCGCTATCGAACGGATCCCGAGCTGACCCTGGCTCAAGCGGCTGCTATCGCCAGGGTCAGCGTTGAGAGCATGAAGGAAATCCTGGAGCGCTACGGCGTGCCCTTGCGCTTGGGAACTGCAGATCGCACGGAAGCCTTGGCCGAGATCCGAGCGTTGGAGGACTTCCTGAATGTCGGTGCGTGTTGTTGA
- a CDS encoding NuoM family protein, producing the protein MTIPAVTLPILSFIVFTPLVGALILLLIPRHQKEAARVFAATVSGFTLLLALWAFLAYDRSAGGYQFVERISWLPQLGIHYYVGVDGVSLPLVLLSALVLFTGVLVSWNIEDRPHELFAFMLLLASGIMGVFVARNLVLLFFFYEIAIFPKYFLIAIWGSTRKEYAAMKLVLYTLVGSIIALVGALALYFVSPVRTFDMDVLRELAARGAFARPVEVFGQTVRFDHLWFLPVFLGFAVTAGLWPFHNWVPDGHSAAPTAGSMFLAGVVMKVGAYSALRVGIELMPGGAVYWLPVVVFLAVVAALYSAAISLVQEDLKYVIAFSSIGHMAFVTIGFAAMNVTGLTGAVLQMFSHGVMAAILFAVVGMVYDRAHTRYLAHLGGFARAMPMATLGFVLGGLVAMGMPGFSGFIAEFQVFAGIWAARDTAWWYPWVAILAAPSIALSAAYILRALQATFFGELNRERYPHVGDVTVLDKVAIVTLAVWFVLIGVFPRVMTDLIQTGVEPIAALLHGAMLASLR; encoded by the coding sequence ATGACGATCCCGGCGGTGACGCTTCCTATTCTCAGCTTCATTGTCTTCACGCCCCTGGTGGGGGCGCTCATCTTGTTGCTCATCCCGCGCCATCAGAAGGAGGCGGCGCGGGTCTTTGCGGCCACGGTCTCCGGCTTCACGTTGCTGCTGGCCCTGTGGGCCTTTCTCGCCTACGACCGCTCGGCCGGCGGCTATCAGTTCGTGGAGCGGATCTCCTGGCTGCCCCAGCTGGGCATCCACTACTATGTGGGGGTGGACGGCGTCAGCCTGCCCCTGGTGCTGCTCTCCGCCCTGGTCCTCTTCACCGGCGTGCTGGTCTCGTGGAACATCGAGGACCGCCCCCACGAGCTGTTCGCTTTTATGTTGCTTCTGGCCAGCGGCATCATGGGGGTCTTCGTGGCCCGCAACCTGGTGTTGCTGTTCTTCTTCTACGAAATCGCGATCTTCCCCAAATACTTCCTGATCGCCATCTGGGGCTCCACCCGCAAGGAATACGCGGCGATGAAGCTGGTGCTTTACACGCTGGTGGGGTCCATTATCGCCCTGGTGGGCGCCCTGGCCCTGTATTTTGTGTCCCCGGTGCGCACGTTCGATATGGATGTGTTGCGCGAGCTGGCGGCTCGAGGGGCCTTCGCCCGGCCGGTGGAGGTGTTCGGCCAGACGGTGCGCTTTGATCACCTGTGGTTTCTTCCCGTCTTCTTGGGGTTCGCGGTCACCGCCGGTTTGTGGCCGTTCCATAACTGGGTGCCGGATGGACACTCGGCGGCTCCCACGGCGGGCTCGATGTTCCTGGCCGGAGTGGTGATGAAGGTGGGGGCCTACAGCGCCCTGCGGGTGGGGATCGAGCTGATGCCCGGCGGGGCGGTCTACTGGCTGCCGGTCGTGGTCTTCCTGGCGGTGGTCGCGGCCCTCTATTCGGCGGCCATCTCCCTGGTGCAAGAGGATCTCAAGTATGTGATCGCTTTCTCCAGCATTGGGCATATGGCTTTCGTAACCATCGGGTTTGCGGCGATGAACGTCACCGGGCTGACAGGGGCTGTGCTGCAGATGTTCTCCCACGGGGTGATGGCCGCCATCCTCTTCGCCGTGGTGGGGATGGTTTACGACCGGGCGCACACGCGTTATCTGGCCCACCTGGGCGGGTTCGCCCGGGCGATGCCGATGGCCACCCTGGGCTTCGTCCTGGGCGGCCTGGTGGCGATGGGGATGCCGGGCTTTTCCGGGTTCATCGCGGAGTTTCAGGTCTTCGCAGGGATCTGGGCGGCCCGGGACACCGCCTGGTGGTATCCTTGGGTGGCGATCCTCGCCGCGCCCAGCATCGCCCTCTCCGCCGCCTACATCCTGCGGGCGCTCCAGGCCACGTTCTTTGGGGAGCTGAACCGGGAGCGCTACCCCCATGTGGGGGACGTGACCGTCCTGGATAAGGTGGCCATCGTCACGCTGGCGGTCTGGTTCGTCCTGATCGGAGTGTTCCCGCGGGTGATGACCGACCTGATCCAGACGGGAGTGGAGCCGATCGCGGCGCTGCTGCACGGGGCGATGCTGGCCTCCCTCCGTTGA
- a CDS encoding NADH-quinone oxidoreductase subunit N yields the protein MSELSWWAHLWSVLPEIVLVVAAVVTMAADAWLPEGRKRELGYWAIGGLAVALGVTAVQAAQLAGGMAAPYEAFGGSVRADLAAMLFRLIFLLAGILTVAISMDFRPLRQSGEYYTLLLLSILGMGLMGAAVNLVTLYLALETVGIALYLLAGYLRDTPRSAEAGLKYFLFGVFSSTIMLYGLALLYGFTGEIAYARIAQALGALPSPAVMAALLLVLVGFGFKVSAVPFHFWTPDVYEGAPTPITAFISVASKAAGFAVLIRAMIEAFPTVQGNWVALISALAFVTMTVGNLLAIPQRNLKRLLAYSSIAQAGYILIGVAAASPLGIAASIFYLGIYTLTNIAAFAVAVIMTNVTGSEEIRDLAGLSRRSPGLALAMLAALLSLGGIPPLVGFFAKLFVFAAAIESGLLWLAIAGVLNAMVAFYYYIMVARAMYVDRSPEEGKPVWISRPARFTLWFTVAGVLLLTVLVYPLYQLAQMAAQAF from the coding sequence ATGAGCGAGCTGTCCTGGTGGGCGCATCTCTGGTCGGTCCTGCCGGAGATCGTGCTGGTGGTCGCGGCGGTCGTGACGATGGCCGCGGACGCCTGGCTGCCGGAGGGACGCAAGCGGGAGCTGGGCTACTGGGCCATCGGGGGGCTGGCCGTGGCCCTGGGGGTGACAGCGGTCCAGGCGGCACAGCTGGCCGGAGGGATGGCGGCCCCCTATGAAGCGTTCGGTGGATCCGTGCGAGCGGATCTTGCGGCGATGCTGTTCCGCCTGATCTTCCTGCTCGCAGGGATCCTCACGGTGGCGATCTCGATGGATTTCCGCCCCCTGCGCCAGAGCGGCGAGTATTACACCCTCCTGCTCCTCTCGATCCTGGGGATGGGCCTGATGGGGGCGGCGGTCAACCTGGTGACGTTGTATCTGGCCCTGGAGACGGTGGGGATCGCCCTGTATCTGCTGGCGGGATATCTGCGGGACACCCCGCGTTCCGCGGAGGCGGGGCTGAAGTATTTCCTGTTCGGGGTCTTCAGCTCCACGATCATGCTGTATGGCCTGGCCCTTCTGTATGGCTTCACCGGGGAGATCGCCTACGCCCGCATCGCCCAGGCCCTGGGAGCGCTGCCTTCTCCGGCGGTGATGGCGGCCCTCCTGCTGGTGCTGGTAGGGTTCGGCTTCAAGGTCTCCGCCGTGCCCTTCCATTTCTGGACCCCGGATGTCTATGAGGGGGCGCCGACGCCGATCACCGCCTTCATCTCGGTGGCTTCCAAGGCGGCCGGGTTCGCCGTGCTCATCCGGGCGATGATCGAGGCCTTCCCCACGGTGCAGGGGAATTGGGTCGCCCTGATCTCGGCCCTGGCCTTCGTCACCATGACCGTGGGGAACCTCCTGGCGATCCCCCAGCGCAACCTCAAGCGGCTGCTGGCCTACTCGAGCATCGCTCAGGCCGGTTACATCCTGATCGGGGTGGCAGCGGCCAGCCCCCTGGGGATCGCCGCCTCGATCTTCTACCTGGGGATCTACACCTTGACCAACATCGCTGCCTTCGCCGTTGCGGTGATCATGACCAACGTAACGGGAAGCGAGGAGATCCGGGACCTGGCGGGGCTGTCCCGACGTTCCCCCGGCCTGGCCCTGGCGATGCTGGCTGCCCTCCTCTCCCTGGGGGGAATCCCTCCGCTGGTCGGCTTCTTCGCCAAGCTGTTCGTGTTCGCCGCGGCCATCGAGAGCGGATTGCTCTGGCTGGCCATCGCCGGGGTGCTGAACGCCATGGTGGCGTTTTATTACTACATCATGGTGGCTCGGGCGATGTATGTGGACCGATCGCCCGAGGAAGGGAAGCCCGTGTGGATCTCCCGCCCGGCCCGTTTCACCTTGTGGTTCACCGTGGCGGGAGTGTTGTTGCTCACAGTGCTGGTCTATCCGCTTTACCAGCTGGCGCAGATGGCCGCCCAGGCCTTCTGA
- a CDS encoding AtpZ/AtpI family protein: MKSPGRWWIRAWNLALAGALSQIGFIPVVFVVGAMLCGLWLDLRLGTRPVLTAACMIAGATLGLVVMVRTAMTAASRFRMEGTQPGRRGPGPARLRQEDEPDDPGEAAG, from the coding sequence ATGAAATCCCCTGGACGATGGTGGATCCGGGCCTGGAACTTAGCGCTGGCGGGGGCGCTCTCCCAGATCGGGTTCATCCCGGTGGTGTTTGTGGTGGGGGCGATGCTGTGCGGGCTGTGGCTGGATCTGCGGCTGGGGACCCGGCCGGTGCTGACGGCGGCTTGCATGATCGCCGGCGCGACTCTGGGCCTGGTGGTGATGGTCCGCACGGCGATGACCGCAGCCTCCCGATTCCGGATGGAGGGAACGCAACCCGGGAGGCGAGGCCCCGGCCCCGCCAGGCTCCGGCAGGAAGACGAGCCGGATGATCCTGGAGAGGCGGCTGGATAA
- a CDS encoding F0F1 ATP synthase subunit A, translating into MGKLIRRMGPYALLGLIALLSCGVGGQASFWLLGSLRALIGGLGVISFPSAGGLIGFLVVDALVIALVLWGLRDTRVIRYFQRLVVVPLILGFVLGTSLFFGTLGQGLSVAGKPIKTVLPVILVKPEPLTGPLFFGAPLTNTMVAMVLVDLVVLGLGFLAARRAGPLPPPVRGLGILVNLFEFLVEALYENLAKVVLGPRARHVFPLVASIFLMVLTANWLGLIPGFDSIGKVEPAHGPEPGYAVLHWGPITLLTAEPAAAPAEASGSKAGAHGEGEGHAEGSAKAGEAHGTGFVLVPYLRALSTDLNFTIGLALVAVFMVQVWGVRALGPGYFWKFFNVKALRRGFMGIIEFFVSLLELISEVAKIVSFSFRLFGNIFAGHVLLGIMIFLLPLLIPAVFYGLEIFVGLIQAFIFMMLTLVFIALATAGHGEEHSESHH; encoded by the coding sequence ATGGGGAAGTTGATCCGACGGATGGGTCCTTATGCGTTGTTGGGGCTGATCGCCCTGCTCTCGTGCGGGGTGGGAGGACAGGCTTCGTTCTGGTTGCTGGGGAGCCTGCGGGCGCTCATCGGCGGGCTGGGCGTGATCTCCTTCCCCTCGGCGGGCGGGCTGATCGGGTTTCTGGTGGTCGATGCTCTTGTGATCGCCCTGGTGCTGTGGGGGCTGCGGGATACGCGGGTGATCCGTTATTTCCAGAGGCTGGTGGTGGTCCCCCTGATCCTGGGCTTCGTGCTGGGGACCTCGTTGTTTTTCGGCACCCTGGGGCAGGGGCTCTCCGTGGCGGGCAAGCCGATCAAGACCGTGCTGCCGGTGATCCTGGTGAAGCCGGAGCCGCTGACCGGCCCTCTGTTCTTCGGCGCCCCGCTCACCAACACCATGGTGGCCATGGTTCTGGTGGACCTGGTGGTCCTGGGGCTGGGCTTCCTGGCAGCCCGACGGGCAGGCCCGCTCCCGCCTCCGGTGCGCGGCCTGGGGATCCTGGTCAACCTCTTCGAGTTCCTCGTGGAGGCGCTGTATGAGAACCTAGCCAAGGTGGTCCTGGGCCCCCGAGCTCGCCATGTCTTCCCGCTGGTGGCTTCGATCTTCCTGATGGTGCTCACGGCGAACTGGCTGGGCTTGATCCCCGGCTTCGATTCCATCGGGAAGGTGGAGCCTGCCCACGGCCCTGAGCCGGGCTATGCGGTCCTTCATTGGGGTCCGATCACTTTGCTGACAGCAGAGCCGGCGGCGGCTCCTGCGGAGGCCTCCGGTTCGAAGGCGGGCGCGCATGGAGAGGGTGAAGGGCACGCGGAGGGAAGCGCAAAAGCCGGGGAAGCCCATGGGACCGGCTTCGTCTTGGTTCCCTATCTCCGCGCCCTGAGCACCGATCTGAACTTCACCATCGGGCTTGCCCTTGTGGCGGTCTTCATGGTGCAGGTGTGGGGAGTGCGAGCCCTGGGACCGGGCTATTTCTGGAAGTTCTTCAACGTGAAGGCGCTCCGCCGCGGCTTCATGGGGATCATTGAGTTCTTCGTGAGCCTCCTGGAGCTGATCAGCGAGGTGGCCAAGATCGTCTCCTTCTCCTTCCGATTGTTTGGGAACATCTTCGCCGGCCACGTGTTGCTGGGGATCATGATCTTCCTGCTCCCCCTTCTGATCCCGGCGGTCTTCTACGGCCTGGAGATCTTCGTGGGGCTGATCCAGGCCTTCATCTTTATGATGCTCACCCTGGTTTTCATCGCCCTGGCGACAGCCGGGCATGGGGAGGAGCATTCGGAGAGTCATCACTGA
- the atpE gene encoding ATP synthase F0 subunit C → MLGLILAQEILSPQALSVLGAGLAIGLGALGPGIGIGLLASGALQAIGRNPEATPQIQLNMILAIAFAEAIAIYALVVALLLKFVA, encoded by the coding sequence ATGTTGGGGTTGATTCTGGCGCAGGAGATCCTTTCGCCACAGGCGTTGAGCGTGCTGGGAGCCGGTCTGGCGATCGGCCTGGGGGCGTTGGGCCCCGGGATCGGCATCGGGCTTCTGGCCAGCGGGGCTTTGCAGGCGATCGGGCGTAACCCCGAAGCGACCCCGCAGATCCAGCTCAACATGATTTTGGCCATTGCGTTCGCTGAGGCCATTGCAATCTACGCGCTGGTCGTGGCGCTGCTCCTGAAGTTCGTCGCGTAG
- the atpF gene encoding F0F1 ATP synthase subunit B, translating into MEALGINPIYLIAQILNFLVIWFLLSRFVFPRVLKALEERRALIEKGLEDAKAAEQLRASMQAERQRILEEALAERQRIVAEAVRQAEQQRAQILSEARAEAQRILEVAREEAERERERVLGELRNQIAALALAAAHRVVGDALDESRHRRLIQEFFTAIPPKALDELRGLKGERVEVISALPLQEEEKARIRQELAARLDSLGEIVFRVDPTILGGLILRVGDRVVDGSVRARMEGLRAALIG; encoded by the coding sequence TTGGAGGCCCTTGGGATCAACCCGATCTATCTGATCGCCCAGATCCTCAACTTCCTGGTGATCTGGTTTCTGCTGTCCCGTTTTGTCTTCCCCCGGGTGCTCAAGGCCCTGGAGGAGCGACGGGCGCTGATCGAGAAGGGACTGGAGGATGCGAAGGCGGCGGAGCAGCTGCGGGCGAGCATGCAGGCCGAGCGCCAGCGCATCCTGGAGGAGGCCCTGGCCGAGCGCCAGCGGATCGTCGCCGAGGCCGTGCGCCAGGCGGAGCAGCAGCGCGCCCAGATCCTCTCCGAAGCGCGGGCGGAAGCTCAGCGCATCCTTGAGGTGGCCCGGGAGGAGGCCGAACGGGAGCGGGAGCGCGTTCTGGGGGAGCTGCGTAACCAGATCGCCGCCCTGGCCCTGGCGGCGGCCCATCGCGTGGTGGGGGACGCTTTGGATGAATCCCGACACCGACGCCTGATCCAGGAGTTCTTTACCGCGATCCCCCCTAAAGCCTTAGACGAGCTCCGGGGTCTGAAGGGGGAGCGCGTGGAGGTGATCAGCGCTCTCCCCCTCCAGGAGGAAGAGAAGGCGCGTATCCGTCAGGAGCTCGCCGCCCGCCTGGATTCCCTCGGAGAGATCGTCTTCCGCGTGGATCCCACCATCCTGGGGGGCTTGATCCTTCGGGTGGGCGATCGGGTGGTGGACGGCAGCGTGCGAGCCCGAATGGAAGGGCTGCGGGCGGCGCTCATCGGCTGA
- a CDS encoding PD-(D/E)XK nuclease family protein, which produces MAVEHLKEAVRQALPQWLREDPAIRQVLREALIEALRPWEEVLSELRDFRREMEKQRESDRQMLTGLTQAVQQLIETSQANSDAIRVMTARLEEHSRRLGEHSEVIRSLMERVEEHSRRLGEHSEVIRQLMEKVERHAQVIERLLAAVDQHSQEIRRLGATIGAIGARWGLHSEAAFRDGMAALLQEAGWQVDRFLAMDPEGYVFGRPDQVEIDAVIRNGKAILIEIRSSVSRGDGAAFQRKAEFYTRRTGLPVARRILISPMVDPRARDLARQMGMEIYTYPEDVPPEPPAGG; this is translated from the coding sequence ATGGCCGTGGAGCACCTCAAGGAGGCGGTGCGACAGGCTTTGCCGCAGTGGCTTCGGGAGGACCCGGCGATCCGCCAGGTCCTCCGGGAGGCCCTCATCGAGGCGCTGCGACCGTGGGAGGAGGTGTTGTCGGAGCTCCGGGACTTCCGCCGGGAGATGGAAAAACAACGGGAGTCCGATCGACAGATGCTGACCGGGCTGACACAAGCGGTCCAGCAGTTGATCGAGACCAGCCAGGCGAACTCAGACGCAATCCGGGTGATGACGGCTCGCTTAGAGGAGCATTCTCGGCGTTTGGGGGAGCATTCGGAGGTTATTCGGAGTCTGATGGAGCGGGTGGAGGAGCATTCCCGGCGTTTGGGGGAGCATTCGGAGGTCATCCGACAGCTAATGGAAAAGGTGGAGCGTCATGCCCAGGTGATCGAACGGCTTCTGGCGGCTGTGGATCAGCATTCCCAGGAGATCCGCCGCCTGGGAGCGACCATTGGGGCTATCGGGGCTCGTTGGGGTCTACACAGCGAGGCCGCCTTCCGGGATGGGATGGCCGCGCTGTTGCAGGAGGCGGGCTGGCAGGTGGACCGCTTCCTCGCGATGGACCCGGAGGGCTACGTCTTCGGGCGCCCCGACCAGGTGGAGATCGATGCGGTGATCCGGAATGGGAAGGCCATCCTGATTGAGATCCGCTCCTCAGTTAGCCGGGGCGATGGGGCAGCCTTCCAGCGGAAAGCCGAGTTCTACACCCGCCGCACCGGCCTGCCGGTCGCCCGGCGCATCCTCATTTCCCCCATGGTGGATCCGCGGGCCCGCGATCTGGCCCGGCAGATGGGGATGGAGATCTACACTTATCCGGAAGACGTCCCCCCGGAGCCTCCCGCTGGGGGTTGA